The Streptomyces sp. NBC_01439 genome contains the following window.
GTCGCCCGAGTACTCGGCGGCCGCCTGCCCCTGGAGGTGGCGGGCGGCGCCCGCGAAGAAGGTGGTGTTGTCGATGGTGCCCGGTACGTCGAACTCCGTGGACAGCTTGATCGGCTTGCCGCACTGGAGGGATTCGGCGTACGCGAAGTCCTCCGCCTGCTCGGCCAGTACGGCCGCCAGCCGGTGCAGGGCGTCCGAACGCTCGCCGGGGGTGGCGCCGGACCAGCCCGGGAAGGCCCTCTTGGCGGCGGCGACGGCCTCGTCGACGTCCGCGGTGCTCGCGAGCTCGTAGGTCAGGACCTCGTCGCCGGTCGCCGGATCGACCACGGTGTGTGACTGTCCGGAGGTGCCGGACCTCAGCCGCCCGTCGATGTACTGCGCGCCGTCCGCGAAGCGGTCCTTGACCTGGAAGCGGTTGCCCATAACGCTCTCACGCTCTCCGTAGCTACAGTTCGAGCTACAGCTCGAATTGAGTGCCGATCCTGGCAGAGGTGACGCCCTCGGCCAAGTGATTCCGTTGTTGCCTTTTGATTACGCGACGGAATCGGTCGACCATGTGTCGAGGCACACCGAAAATCCCGTACGAAGTGTCAGTGGCGACTGCCAGACTCGCGTGCATGGAGATGATGGACGAACTGATCAAGCAGGTCAGCCGTGGTGAACGGGTGAAGTACCTGCCGTTCTGGGGGCACCGGCCGCAGCCGGACGGCAGGCTCGGTCCGAGCTGCCTGAGCCAGTGGTGGCCTGCTTCCTTCACTGTCGGTGACGTCCGTTATGCGACTGCGGAGCACTGGATGATGGCCGGCAAGGCCCGGCTGTTCGGGGACCCCGAGGCGGAGCGCGCCGCGGTGGAGGCGAAGAGCCCGGCCCAGGCGAAGAAGATCGGGCGCCTCGTGCGCGGCTTCGACAACGCGATGTGGGAGCGGGAGCGGTTCGCCCTGGTCGTGGAGGGCAGCGTGCACAAGTTCGACTCCGACCCGGCGCTGCGCGGGTACCTGCTGGGCACCGGGAACCGGGTGCTGGTGGAGGCGAGCCCGATGGACCGGATCTGGGGCATCGGCCTGGCTGCCGACGACGAGCGCGCCCTGGACCCGGCGCGCTGGCGCGGGCTGAACCTGCTGGGCTTCGCCCTCATGGAGGCCCGCGAGCGGCTGCGCGAGACGGCCGCATGACGCTGCGGGTGACGCAGCGGCGGCGCGGGGCCGGGGAAAATGCGTGGCGGCGGCCCGTACGGGCCGCCTAATGTGATCAACGTCCAGGTGCGAAGGCGAGACCTACTTCGACTCATAATCGGGCGGCCGCGGGTTCGAGTCCCGTCACCGGCTTCAGGCCGGTGTAGCTCAGCTGGTAGAGCACCTTGCGGTTTCGCCGACTTCGATCTCTGGACACCTACGTCACGCACCTCCCGGTGCGCAGGCTGCGGCTCCTTCTTTTGCAAAGACACCCAGGCCGCCGCCACCTTGATCTCGGGAGGCCGGCGTGGGGGATGCCCGGTGCGCAGGCGACGGTTACTTCTGGGGACCCGGAGGTCGTGGGTTCGAATCCCACCCGGCTCGTCACCCGCAAGGGAACGGGCCGGTGGAGCAGCCAGGTAGCTCGCCGGGCATAAAGTCCGCCGCCGACTCCCGATCTCGGGCATCCCCCACGCAACGCCTCCCCCGCTTCCATCGAATTCGGGGGGATTCTCATGGCTCGCTTCAACCAGCGCGCGTCCAAGTCGGCGCCCGCCTCAACCACTTCGCCGGTGCGCTCCACCGGCCCCGCCCGCACCGCTCAGGGCGGCCCGGGCCACCTGCGCGACCCGCGCTCCGAGCTGTTCCTGCTCGCCGTCGCCAACTTCGTCACGCAGCGGACCGCCTACGAGGGCGGCGGGGCGCGCGACGACCGGTTCGCGGCGCTCGTGCGCACCCTCGCCGTCGAGGATCCCGCCTGGACGGCCGGCCTGCTGGGCTGGCTCCGCGGGGACGCGAACATGCGGACCGCCTCGCTCGTCGGCGCCGCCGAGTACGTGAAGGCCCGGCTCGACGCGGGCGCCACCGACGGGCCTTCGAACCGCCAGGTGGTCGACTCCGTCCTGCGGCGCGCGGACGAGCCCGGCGAACTGCTCGCCTACTGGACGGCGACGTACGGGCGCAACGTGCCCAAGCCCGTCAAGCGCGGCATCGCCGACGCCGTGCGCCGGCTGTACTCCGCCGCCTCGCTGCTGAAGTACGACACCGACTCCAAGGCCTTCCGATTCGGTGACGTCCTCAACCTCGTGCACGCCGCTCCCGACCCGGCCAAGGCCTGGCAGGGCGAACTGTTCCGGCACGCCCTCGACCGCAGGCACAATCCGGAGGGCGCCGAGGTCCCGGCGGGCAACCGGACCCTCGCGGCCCACCGGGCGCTGATGGAGCTGCCGGTCGCCGAACGGCGTGCCGTGGTCCTCGCCCCGGACGGGGTCGAGCGGCTCGCGGCGGCGGGCATGACCTGGGAGGCGCTGGCCGGTTGGCTGCAGGGGCCGATGGATGCGGCCGCCTGGGAGGCGGTCATCCCGTCCATGGGTGCGATGGCGCTGCTGCGCAACCTGCGCAACTTCGACCGGGCCGGGGTCTCGGACGCGGTGGCCGCGCAGGTCGCGGCGAGGATCTCCGACCCGGAGGTCGTCGCCCGGTCCCGGCAGTTCCCCTTCCGCTACCTGGCCGCCTATCAGCACGCGCCCTCGCTGCGCTGGTCGTACCCGCTGGAGCAGGCGCTCGGCCACTCGCTGGCCAACGTACCGGCGCTGCCGGGCCGCACCCTGGTCCTCGTCGACCGGTCGGGGTCGATGTGGTCCCCGCTGTCGGACCGCTCCGAGCTCAACCGGGCGGATGCCGCGGCGATCTTCGGAACGGCGCTTGCACTGCGGGCGGAGCGGGCCGATCTGGTGCAGTTCGGTACGACCAGCGAGGTCGTCCCGTACGACCGCGGCGAGTCCGTGCTGAAGGTGCTGGAGCGGTTCGGGGACCTCGGCGGGACCTACACGGCCAAGGCGGTGAAGGAGCACTACGACGGTCACGACCGGGTGTTGATCGTCACCGACGAGCAGGCCGCCTCGTACGGCTACGGCGGCGATCCGACCGCCGAGGTGCCGCCCGCGGTTCCGGTCTACACCTGGAACCTGGCCGGCTACCGGGTCGGGCACGCGCCGTCCGGTACCGAGAACCGGCACACCTTCGGCGGGCTCACCGACGGGGCCTTCCGGATGGTGTCCCTGATCGAGGCGGGCCGCGACGCCGACTGGCCGTGGGTCTCCTGAGGCGGCGCGTCAGACCTTCTCGCGCACCTGGGAGTTGTCATAGGGGCTGCCGTAGGGCGAGTCGTCGACGGACCCCCGCTCCATGAAGTCGGCGAATATGAGCACGATCATCACGGCACCCAGCAGGGCGCCGATCGAGCCCAGGATGATGCCGGCGAGCGCCATCCCGCCGTTGTTCGCCTCGCCCCGGCTCGCCTTGCCGCGGCCCAGCGCACCGAAGACGATCGCGGCCGCCCCGAGCACGACCGCGAAGAAGCTGGTGATGCAGCCGACGACCGCGAGGATCCCGAGGACGAGCGCGGTGATGCCGAAGCCGTTGCTGGGCTGCACCCCGTAGGGCGGGTACCCGCTCTGGCCCGGGTACCCCGGGTACCCGCCTTGGCCCGGGTACCCCGGGTACCCGCTCTGGCCCGGGTATCCGGTCTGCCCGGGGTATCCGGCGTCGCCGGGGTATCCGTAGCCGGGCTGGGCCGGGTACCCGTACGCAGCGGACGCGGGCGGACCGGTCATCGGCGTCGGCGTCGGCGTCGGTATCGGAGCCTGGATCGGGGTCGGCGTCGGCGCGGACGGGGTGAACTGGTCGCCCGGCATCCCGGCGAGCGTCGGCTGGTCGTGCACGGACGGCGGGCCCGACACGCCCGGCGTCCCCTGCCCGCCCTGCGGCTTGCCCAGCTCCACCGCCGGCCGCTCCAGCGGCGCCCACGGGTCTCGCGGCTCGGGACTGCTGTCGGTCATACGGCGCCCCCCTCTCGTACAGCCATGCTAAGCGCTGCCACCGACAGTCACGGGCGTGCCTACGATGAATCCCGACCTGCCCGCACCCGCGTCCTCCCGGAGGCACCCCCATGACCGACCTGCACCCCTTCATCGCGGGACTGCCCAAGGCCGAACTCCACGTCCACCACGTCGGCTCGGCATCCCCGCGCATCGTGGCCGAGCTCGCCTCCCGGCACCCCGACTCGAAGGTCCCCACCGACCCCGAGGCCCTCGCCGACTACTTCACCTTCACCGACTTCGCGCACTTCATCGAGGTCTACCTGTCGGTGGTCGACCTGGTCCGCACCCCGGACGACGTGCGCACCCTCACCTTCGAAGTCGCCCGCGACATGGCCCGGCAGAACATCCGCTACGCCGAACTGACCATCACCCCGTACTCCTCCACCCGCCGCGGCATCGACGAGAAGGCCTTCATGGAGGCCATCGAGGACGCCCGCCGGGCCGCCGAGACCGAACTCGGCGTCATCCTGCGCTGGTGCTTCGACATCCCCGGCGAGGCCGGCCTGGAGGCCGCCGCCGAGACCGCCCGGCTCGCCGTCGACCACCGCCCCGAGGGCCTGGTCTCCTTCGGCCTCGGCGGCCCCGAGATCGGCGTCCCGCGCCCGCAGTTCAAGCCGTACTTCGACGCCGCCCGCGCCGCCGGTCTGCGCAGCGTCCCGCACGCCGGCGAGACCACCGGCCCGGAGACGATCTGGGACGCCATCCGCGAGCTCGGCGCCGAGCGCATCGGCCACGGCACCAGCGCCACCCAGGACCCGGAACTGCTGGCGTACCTCGCCGAGCACCGGATCGCGCTGGAGGTCTGCCCGACCTCCAACATCGCGACCCGCGCGGTGACCGACCTCGACCGGCACCCCGTCAAGGAGATGGTCGCGGCGGGCGTGCTCGTCACCATCAACAGCGACGACCCGCCGATGTTCGGATCCGACCTGAACAACGAGTACGCCGTGGCCGCCCGCCTCCTCGAGCTCGACGAGCGCGGGCTCGCGCAGCTCGCCAAGAACGCCGTCGAGGCCTCCTTCCTGGACCCGGCCGGCAAGGCCGCGTTGAACGCGGAGATCGACGCGTACACCGAGGAATGGCTCGCGCGCTGACGCGTTCCCGGCAACTGTGCCCCTGAGAATGGGAACATGAGCACTCTGACTGCCGTCGGTCACCGCGGCGATCCCTACCGTGTCCGTGAGAACACCCTGGCCTCGATCCGCTCCGCCTTCGCGCGCGGGGCGGACGCCGTCGAGATCGACGTACGGCTGACCCGGGACGGGGTGCCGGTCCTCCTCCACGACGAGACGCTCCAGCGGCTGTGGGGCCACGACGTACGCCTCGACGAGGTCACGGCCCCACAGCTGAAGGGACTGACGCTGGGCGGCGTCCCCACGCTGCGCGACGCCTTGGCGGCCGCCGGGTCGGGCCGGCTGATGCTCGACCTGCCCGGCGCCACGCCCGAGGCGGTGCGGATCGTCGTGGGCGAGGTCCGCGAGTGCGGGGCGCGCGAGCGGACGTACTACTGCGCGGGCCCGAACACGATGCTGGCGGTCCGCGCCGCCGATCCGGGCGCGGAGATCGCACTGACCTGGACCTCGCTGTCGCCGCCGCGGCGGGCGCTGATCGATGCCGTGGCACCGCGCTGGCTCAACTACCGCTTCGGACTGGTGAGCCGGGAGCTGGTGGACGCGCTCCACCGGGACGGCCTGCTGGTATCGGCCTGGACCGCGGACACCAAGCGGACGATGAAGGGCCTCGTCGCGGCGGGGGTCGACTCGATCACCACGAACCGGCTGGACGCGCTGACGGCGGTACGGACCGGGCTCGGGCGGTGATACGGGCCTTCCGGGAGGGCGTCCGCGGCACCGATCCGCGGTGGCAGGACCTGGGCCTGACCCTGCTGGTGCAGTTGGCCGTCACCATGCCGTTCGTCGTGCCCCGGTCACCCGATCTCCCTCCCGTGAGCTGGCTCTCGTACGCGATGACCACGGCCGGCGTGCTGCCCCTGATCTGGCGCCGCCGGGCGCCGGTGGCGGTGCTGGCGGCGATCCTGGCCGTCGGGGGGATCTACAAGGTCACCGTTGACGGGCCGGGCCAGCCGCTGCCGTACGCGGGCCTCATCGCCTTCTACACGGTCGCCCTGCAGTGCACCCTGCGGGTGCGCGCCGCCGTGGGGCTGGCCACCGTGATGGTGGTGGCCGCGTCAGTGGGCTGGGAGACGGGAACGGCGCGAGAACTGCTGTTCACGCTCTTCGTCTCGGCGGCGGCCTACGCCCTGGGACGGCTCCAGCACGCGCGGCAGGCCCACACCGAGGCCGCCCTGGCCCGCGCCGCCGAGCTGGAGCGTGCCAATCGGATCGAGGCGGAGCAGGCTGCCGCACGCGAACGGGCCAGGATCGCACGGGAGATGCACGACGTCCTCTCGCACGCGGTCAGCATCATGATCGTGCAGGCGGAGGCCGGACCGGTGGCCGTGCGCAGGGCCCCGGAGCGGGCCGAGGCGGCCTTCGAGGCGATCGCGGAGACGGGGCGGGACGCCATGGCACAGCTGCGCGCGATGCTGGGTGTGCTGCGCACCGAGGAAGCCGCGCCCCGGAGCCCGCAGCCGGGGATCTCCGGGCTGGCGGAGCTGGTGGACCGGGTGCGGGCCAGCGGACTGCGGGTGGGGTACGGGCGGAGCGGCGCGGTGCGCGAGCTGCCGGCCGCGTTGGAGGCGACCGTGTACCGGGTGGTGCAGGAAGCCCTGACCAACGTGGTCAAGCACGCCGGGGCTTCGGCGGCGGACGTCACGCTCGTGTACGGACCGGGAACGCTCACGGTGACGGTCACGGACGACGGCCGGGGACCCGGTGACGCCTCGGGCGGGCACGGGCTGATCGGGATCCGCGAGCGGGCGGCGGCCCATGGCGGTACTGCCGAGTCCGGCCCGGGTCCGGACGGGGCCGGGTATGCGGTGCGGGTGTCCCTTGTAACCTCGCGCCTGGAGGTGGGCAATTGACGATCCGTGTGGTGGTGGCCGATGACCAGGAGCTGGTGCGCAGCGGCTTCGCGATGATCCTCGGCGTCCAGGAGGACATCGAGGTCGTGGCGGAGGTGGGGGACGGTGCGGCGGCGGTAGAGGCGGTGGCCCGGCTCGCGCCGGACGTGGCACTGCTGGACATCAGGATGCCGGTGCTGGACGGGATCGAGGCGTGCCGGACGATTTCGGCGGGGAGCGCGTGCCGCACGGTGATGCTCACGACTTTCGACTCGGACGAGTACGTGTACGAGGCCCTGCACGCGGGGGCGAGCGGGTTCCTGCTGAAGGACGTGCGGCGGGACGACCTGGTGCACGCGGTACGGGTGGTGGCGGCGGGCGAGTCGCTGCTGGCGCCGTCGGTGGCGCGGCGGCTGATCGAGGAGTACACGACGGCGACGGCGCGGCCCGCCCTTCCGGCGGACCGGCTGGAGGTGCTGACGGCGCGGGAACGGGAGACGCTGCTGCACCTGGGGCGGGGCCTGTCCAACGCGGAGATCGCGGCGTCGCTGGTGGTGAGCGAGCACACGGTGAAGTCGCACGTGGGGAACGTGCTGGCGAAGCTGGGACTGCGGGACCGGATCCAGGCGGTGATCTGCGCGTACGAGACGGGCCTGATCGCGGCGGGTACTCCCTCTGGGGAGTGAGGGGACGGCGTGTCGCCTCCCCCGGGCCGGCTAGTTGTCGTACCGGTGAAAACCCCTCTGGATGGTGATCCGCAACTACCCCTCTGACCTGGAGCATTGAGGTCATCGGGGCAGACGGCTCCGATGCATCACAGGGGGAGCACACCACCATGAATGCACGTACGCGCACGCTGATCGCAGCCGCCCTGGTCCTGGGGATCGCGTCCGGTCCGGCCGTCGCGCACGCCGCTCCGGTCCCCGCGCCGGCGGCGGCCGCAGCGGGCCTCTACACGCCCCTCGTTCCGACCCCGCCGAATGCGGCGGTACTGGAACGGGCGATGGCCGGTCTCGGGGCGGAACACAAGGACGCGACCGCCGCGCTGGTCCGCGTCGGGGGTACGAGCGGCAGCTGGCGGGGCAGTTCCGGTGTCGCGGACGTCGCCACTGGGCGGGCGGCCATCGACCAGGGGAGGTTCCGGGCGGGGTCGGTGACCAAGACCTTCACCGCGGCGGTGGTCCTCCAGCTGGCGGCCGAGGGTCGGGTGGACCTGGACCGGCCGGTCCGGCGGTACCTGCCCGGGACCGTCCCCGATGCCTACGGCGCGGTCACCGTACGGCAGTTGCTCAACCACACGAGCGGCATACCGGCGGCGGACGGCCCGGGCGACTCGTTCGAGGCGCAGTGGGAGCACCGCTTCGATGTGACCGACCCGCGAGACCAGCTGGTCAATGCCCTCGCGAAGAAGCGGGAGTTCACCCCGGGCTCGGCCCAGCACTACCTGAACATCAACTACACCTTGCTGGGCGTGCTCGTCGAGAAGGTGACCGGCACCTCGTACGAGGAGGCGGTCGGCCGGCGGATCCTGAGGCCGCTCGGTCTGCATCAGACCTCGTTCCCGTCCCGGACGCAGACGAGGATCCCCGGCCCGCACAACCGTGGTTACCAGGCGATAGCCAAGGTGGACGGCTCCCGGGAGCTGCGGGACGTGACCGAGTGGAACTCCTCGGACCGCTGGGCGGCGGGGGACATCATCTCGACCACGGCCGATCTGGAGCGGTTCACCAAGGCCCTGTTCAGCGGGCGGGTCGTACCGGCGGCCCAGCTGGAGGAGATGTTCACGGTGCCCGATGTGAAAACCTTCGGCAACGGGAAGGCCGCCGAGATGACGGCGGGAATGTCCAGGGTCACCCTGCCGGACGGCACGGTGCTGTGGGGCAAGTCCGGTGGCCGGCACGGGTACAGCACCGGCATGGGCGCGACCCGGGACCTGTCCCGCACCTTGGTCTACTCGGTCAACGCCACGAACGCCAAGGGCGAGGAGACGAACCCGGTGGTCCTGGGGATCGTGATGGCGGCCTTCGCCCGGTAGGCATCAGGCGGGCATCGCCTCAAGTCGCTTGATCATCCGGCGGAGCACCAGCAAGGGAATCACCCCGAAGACTCCGAACGACATGTCGATGACGCTCCACCAGATGGGGATGCCCCGGATCGGGCCGCATATCAGGGCCAGTGGAATCACTCCGGCGCAAGCGATCATGCCGGCTTCGATGATCCAGATGTTGCGGACCGGGTCGCGGTGGACCCCGTAGAAGAAGACGGCGATGACGAGGTGGGCGAAGGCGAGCCAGTCGGTGCCGTAGAGGAGGAAGGGGTAGTCGGCGTCGGCCCGATCCAGCCCGTCGCCCACACGTCGTAGCCACTCGTTGTCGATCAGCGCATTGGCCCAACGGAGTTCGCTGACCAGGGGGAAGGCCGTGAGGCCGCTGAGTACCAGGCAGATCAGGAACAGGGTCAACCAGGCACGGATCCGCCGCTCAAGGGCGCTTCTCTCGCTCATGGAAGGAAGCCTACGCCCATTTCTGAACACGTTCAGCCAGATTGCTGAACGTGTTCAATACCTGCCGTCGGGTGCGCGGTCAGAGTCCGACGATCGCGTTCCAGCGCTTGGCGAGGGAACGGCGTTCGGCCGAGGAGATGTCCCGGGCCACGACCAGCCGCTTGCGCATGTCATCGTCCGGGAAGATCAGCGGGTTCTCGGCCAGTTCGGCGGTCTCCTGGTCGTCGGAGGCGGCCAGGACCTCGCGGGCGGCCGGAACGGGGCAGACGTAGTTGACGGAGGCGGCGAGCGAGGCGGCCACCTCGGGCGCGTAGTAGTAGTCGATGAGGGCCTCGGCGTTCGCCTTGTGCCGGGCCAGGTTGGGGACGAGCAGGCTCTCGGCCCAGAGTTCTGCCCCTTCCTCCGGGACGACGAACTCGATGTCCGGGTTGTCGGCCTGGAGCTGGATGGCGTCACCGGAGTAGGCCTGGCAGGCGAGGACATCGCCCTTGCTCAGATCGGAGGTGTAGTCGTTGCCGGTGAACCGGCGGATGTGCTTCTTCTTCACCATGTTCTCGACCTGGTCGCACATCCGGTGGAAGTCGGACTCGGTCCAGCGGGTGACGTCCACACCGTTGCCCTGCATGAGCAGCGCGAAGGACTCGTCGAGTCCGGAGAAGAGGGTGACCTTGCCCGCCAGGTCCGGCTGCCACAGGTCCTTGATCGACTTGATCTCCCGCCCCAGGGCCTTGCGGTTGTAGGCGATGCCGGTGATGCCCGACTGCCAGGGGACGGTGTGCAGGCGACCCTCGTCGAAGGCGGGGGAACGCAGTTGCGGGTCGAGGTGCCGGGCCACGTTGGGCTGGGCCGACCGGTCCAGCTTCTGGGCCCAGCCCAGGTGGACGAAGCGGGCGGCCATCCAGTCGCTGACCACGATCAGGTCGTGGCCGGTCTCCTGGCGGTTCATCAGGGCCGGGCTGACCTTGCCGAAGAACTCGTCGTTGTCGTTGATCTCCTCGGTGTACCGGACCTCGATGCCGGTCCGCTCCGAGAATGCCTCCAGCGTCGGGCGGCGCTCCTCGTCCTCCTCGTCGGTGTCGATGTACAGCGGCCAGTTGGAGAACACGACGCTGCGGTCCCGCTCCGAACGGTCCGGACCCTCGCGCCCTTCCTCGGGAACGTAGGCGGCGGGCACGCCGCAGCCGGTGAGGGCGGCCGTGAGGCCCGCGGCACCGAGGCCGTACAGCGCAGAACGGCGGGAGAAGGCGAGTTCGGGCATGGGCACAGCCTCGGCGAACGCGAGGGGGCGGGCAATAGACATGTTGTCTACTGCCCGCCCCGTCAACGCTGTGCTGTGATCGATGCGGCCGATCAGCCGTCGAGCGAGGTCATCACGTGCTTGATGCGCGTGTAGTCCTCGAAGCCGTAGGCGGAGAGGTCCTTGCCGTAGCCGGACTTCTTGAAGCCGCCGTGCGGCATCTCGGCGACGAGCGGAATGTGGGTGTTGATCCACACGCAGCCGAAGTCGAGGTTCTTGGACATCCGCATCGCGCGGCCGTGGTCCTTGGTCCAGACGGAGGAGGCGAGGGCGAACTCGACGCCGTTCGCGTACTCCAGGGCCTGACCCTCGCTCGCGAAGGACTGGACGGTGATGACGGGGCCGAAGACCTCGTTCTGGATGATCTCGTCGTCCTGCTTGAGGCCGGAGACCACGGTCGGGGCGTAGAAGTAGCCCTTCTCGCCGACCTGGTGGCCACCCGCCTCGACCTTGGCGTGAGCGGGGAGGCGCTCGATGAAGCCCGCGACCTGCTTGAGCTGGTTCGGGTTGTTCAGCGGGCCGTACAGCACGTCCTCGTCGTCCGGCTGGCCGGTCTTGGTGTCGGTGGCGGCCTTGGCGAGCGCGGCCACGAACTCGTCGTGGATCGACTCGTGCACGAGCACGCGGGTCGCAGCGGTGCAGTCCTGGCCGGCGTTGAAGTAGCCGGCGACCGCGATGTCCTCGACGGCCTTGGCGATGTCGGCGTCCTCGAAGACCACGACCGGGGCCTTGCCGCCGAGCTCCAGGTGGACGCGCTTGACGTCCTTGGAGGCGCTCTCGGCGACCTGCATGCCCGCACGCACCGAGCCAGTGATGGACGCCATCGCCGGGGTGGAGTGCTCGACCATGGCCTTGCCGGTCTCGCGGTCACCGCAGACGACGTTGAATACGCCCTTGGGCAGCACGGAGTCGATGATCTCCGCCATCAGGACGGTGGAGGCCGGGGTGGTGTCCGAGGGCTTGAGCACGACGGTGTTGCCCGCCGCGATGGCCGGGGCGAACTTCCACACGGCCATCATCATCGGGTAGTTCCACGGCGCGACCTGGGCGCAGACGCCGACCGGCTCACGGCGGATGATCGAGGTCATCCCCTCCATGTACTCGCCGGCCGAGCGGCCCTCCAGGAGCCGTGCGGCACCCGCGAAGAAGCGGATCTGGTCCACCATCGGGGGCAGCTCCTCGCTGGCCGTGAGGGCCAGCGGCTTGCCGGTGTTCTCCGACTCGGCGGCGACGAGCTCGTCCGCGCGCGCCTCGAAGGCGTCCGCGATCTTCAGCAGGGCCTTCTGGCGCTCCGCGGGGGTGGTGTCGCGCCAGCCCGGGAAGGCGGCCGCGGCAGCGGCCATGGCGGCGTCCACATCGGCCTGGCCCGAGAGCGGGGCGGTGGCGTACACCTCGCCGGTGGCCGGGTTGACCACCTCGGTGGTCCGCCCGTCGGCGGCGTCCTTGAACTCCCCGCCGATGTAGTTGCGCAGACGACGCAGTTCGGTGGTCACTACAGCCACACTCCTGATCACATGTCCAACGATTGAGACGAATACCAAGCCTAGCCTCTCGGCGGAGGCTTTCGACAGGCCCAGACACCACCAACTACGAAATCGGTGAGATCAGAGTCTTCAAACAACGGATTTCATCGATTCCGTCTTGCGGAACAGACGACCCTCGTGCACAGTGAGGTCGTGGTCAGTCGAAGCGCAGATTCCAGGAACAGACAACCGTCCCCTTCGGTCGATGCTGTGTCCCTGGCGATCATCGAGCAACTGCAGGAGGACGGTCGCCGTCCCTACGCCTCGATCGGCAAGGCCGTGGGCCTCTCCGAAGCCGCTGTGCGCCAGCGGGTGCAGAAGCTGCTCGACCAGGGCGTCATGCAGATCGTCGCCGTCACCGACCCGCTCACCGTGGGCCTGCGACGCCAGGCCATGGTCGGCATCAACGTCGAGGGCGACCTCGATCCGGTGGCCGACGCTCTGACCGCCATGGCCGAGTGCGAGTACGTGGTCATGACCGCAGGTTCGTTCGACCTGATGGTGGAGATCGTCTGCGAGGACGACGACCACTTGCTCGAAACGATCAACAAGAAGATCCGCACGCTCCCCGGCGTGCGATCAACCGAAAGCTTCGTTTATCTGAAGCTGAAGAAGCAGACCTACATGTGGGGAACTCGATAGCCCGTGAGCCAGGACCTCTCCAAGACCGCATACGACCACCTGTGGATGCACTTCACCCGCATGTCGTCGTACGAGAACGCACCCGTCCCCACCATCGTGCGTGGTGAGGGCACCTACATCTTCGACGACAAGGGCAAGCGCTACCTCGACGGTCTCGCCGGACTGTTCGTGGTCAACGCAGGTCACGGCCGCAAGGAACTGGCCGAGGTCGCCTACAACCAGGCTCAGCAGCTCGCCTTCTTCCCCGTGTGGTCGTACGCCCACCCGAAGGCCGTGGAACTCGCCGAGCGCCTCGCGAACTACGCCCCGGGTGACCTGAACAAGGTCTTCTTCACCACCGGTGGCGGCGAGGCCGTCGAGACCGCCTGGAAGCTCGCCAAGCAGTTCTACAAGCTGCAGGGCAAGCACACGAAGTACAAGGTCATCTCGCGTGCGGTCGCCTACCACGGCACCCCGCAGGGCGCCCTGTCCATCACGGGTCTGCCGGCCCTGAAGGCTCCTTTCGAGCCGCTGGTGCCCGGCGCGCACAAGGTGCCGAACACCAACATCTACCGCGCCCCGATCTACGGCGACGACCCGGAGGCCTTCGGCCGCTGGTGCGCCGACCAGATCGAGCAGGAGATCCTCTTCGAGGGCGCCGACACCGTCGCGGCCGTCTTCCTGGAGCCGGTGCAGAACGCCGGTGGTTGCTTCCCGCCGCCGCCCGGGTACTTCCAGCGCGTCCGCGAGATCTGCGACGAGTACGACGTGCTGCTCGTCTCCGACGAGACGATCTGCGCGTTCGGCCGCCTCGGCACGATGTTCGCCTGTGACAAGTTCGGCTACGTGCCGGACATGATCACCTGCGCCAAGGGCATGACCTCGGGCTACTCCCCGATCGGTGCCTGCATCGTCTCGGACCGCATCGCG
Protein-coding sequences here:
- a CDS encoding response regulator transcription factor — protein: MTIRVVVADDQELVRSGFAMILGVQEDIEVVAEVGDGAAAVEAVARLAPDVALLDIRMPVLDGIEACRTISAGSACRTVMLTTFDSDEYVYEALHAGASGFLLKDVRRDDLVHAVRVVAAGESLLAPSVARRLIEEYTTATARPALPADRLEVLTARERETLLHLGRGLSNAEIAASLVVSEHTVKSHVGNVLAKLGLRDRIQAVICAYETGLIAAGTPSGE
- a CDS encoding serine hydrolase domain-containing protein, translated to MNARTRTLIAAALVLGIASGPAVAHAAPVPAPAAAAAGLYTPLVPTPPNAAVLERAMAGLGAEHKDATAALVRVGGTSGSWRGSSGVADVATGRAAIDQGRFRAGSVTKTFTAAVVLQLAAEGRVDLDRPVRRYLPGTVPDAYGAVTVRQLLNHTSGIPAADGPGDSFEAQWEHRFDVTDPRDQLVNALAKKREFTPGSAQHYLNINYTLLGVLVEKVTGTSYEEAVGRRILRPLGLHQTSFPSRTQTRIPGPHNRGYQAIAKVDGSRELRDVTEWNSSDRWAAGDIISTTADLERFTKALFSGRVVPAAQLEEMFTVPDVKTFGNGKAAEMTAGMSRVTLPDGTVLWGKSGGRHGYSTGMGATRDLSRTLVYSVNATNAKGEETNPVVLGIVMAAFAR
- a CDS encoding ABC transporter substrate-binding protein; translation: MPELAFSRRSALYGLGAAGLTAALTGCGVPAAYVPEEGREGPDRSERDRSVVFSNWPLYIDTDEEDEERRPTLEAFSERTGIEVRYTEEINDNDEFFGKVSPALMNRQETGHDLIVVSDWMAARFVHLGWAQKLDRSAQPNVARHLDPQLRSPAFDEGRLHTVPWQSGITGIAYNRKALGREIKSIKDLWQPDLAGKVTLFSGLDESFALLMQGNGVDVTRWTESDFHRMCDQVENMVKKKHIRRFTGNDYTSDLSKGDVLACQAYSGDAIQLQADNPDIEFVVPEEGAELWAESLLVPNLARHKANAEALIDYYYAPEVAASLAASVNYVCPVPAAREVLAASDDQETAELAENPLIFPDDDMRKRLVVARDISSAERRSLAKRWNAIVGL
- a CDS encoding gamma-aminobutyraldehyde dehydrogenase, with product MTTELRRLRNYIGGEFKDAADGRTTEVVNPATGEVYATAPLSGQADVDAAMAAAAAAFPGWRDTTPAERQKALLKIADAFEARADELVAAESENTGKPLALTASEELPPMVDQIRFFAGAARLLEGRSAGEYMEGMTSIIRREPVGVCAQVAPWNYPMMMAVWKFAPAIAAGNTVVLKPSDTTPASTVLMAEIIDSVLPKGVFNVVCGDRETGKAMVEHSTPAMASITGSVRAGMQVAESASKDVKRVHLELGGKAPVVVFEDADIAKAVEDIAVAGYFNAGQDCTAATRVLVHESIHDEFVAALAKAATDTKTGQPDDEDVLYGPLNNPNQLKQVAGFIERLPAHAKVEAGGHQVGEKGYFYAPTVVSGLKQDDEIIQNEVFGPVITVQSFASEGQALEYANGVEFALASSVWTKDHGRAMRMSKNLDFGCVWINTHIPLVAEMPHGGFKKSGYGKDLSAYGFEDYTRIKHVMTSLDG
- a CDS encoding Lrp/AsnC family transcriptional regulator translates to MHSEVVVSRSADSRNRQPSPSVDAVSLAIIEQLQEDGRRPYASIGKAVGLSEAAVRQRVQKLLDQGVMQIVAVTDPLTVGLRRQAMVGINVEGDLDPVADALTAMAECEYVVMTAGSFDLMVEIVCEDDDHLLETINKKIRTLPGVRSTESFVYLKLKKQTYMWGTR